CGCGGCCTGCGCGCCGGCGCATCCCGGCGAGACCGCCGGCCATGTAGAGCACGATCAAAGTGTCGAGGACGAAAAGCGCTAGCGCCAGTCCGAAGAGATAGGGTCGGATCGAGAAAGGCCGGGCGCCCTCCAGTCCTTCGGCCCGTGCCCCGACGAGATTGCCGGTAATCGGGGTGAGCTTGCCGCCGTCAGGCAGCAGATTGTTGGCGACGAAACCTTCCTCCGAACCGTAGAGCCCGGGGGGTGTGTCGGCGGAAACGGTGGGCGCGACGCCGGGTGCGATTTCGAGCGGGCGGGCGCTGCCGGTATCGCCGGTCAGTTCGCCGCGGGCGCTTACCAGGCGGTAGGGCGGCAATGTCTGGGCCTTGCTTGGCTGATCGCCGGCAACGCCGCCAGCGCGCGACAGCTGGATCGACCGGCGCAGCATGTCGACGAACGAGCCTGAGATCGGCAGGTTCGACCAGTTCGGATCGGCGCTCACATGGAAGAGCACGATGCGGCCGCGGCCACGCTCTGCGGTCGTAACCAGCGGCGTGCCGTCGGCGAGGTTGGCCCAGGTCCGCTCCGTCAGATCGGGCGTGGGTTGCGCCAGCACCTGACGCTTCACCAGCACGTCACGCGGGCGCTCCAGTCCGGCAAAGGGGCTTGTGGGCGGGTAGTCGGCAAGCGGCTGTGGCTCCGACCAGGAAAGCGCGCCATCGAGCGTGCGCTCGCCTTGGCGAAGCACGACGGGAACGAGCGGATCGTCGGCGGGAGCGCCGGCGAGCCTCGGACCGGCGAAGCGCACCAGCATGCCGCCATTTTCCAGCCAGCGCGTGACCAGGGGGTAGCTTTCATCCGGCAGGCGGCCGACGTCGGCCATGACGAGGATCGACGGATTTTGCGCCAGGAGCTCGGCGATGGCCTTGCCGACCGCCTCCTCGCGGGGCTCGATCAGGTCGGCATGCGGCTCGAGCGCGCGCTTGATGTAATAGAGCGGCGAAAGCAGCGGCTGCGACTGATGGACCTCGCCGCTGAGAAGAGCGACCCGGCGGCGGCGGTTGCCGTCATCCAAGAGGTGGATGGCGCCGGCCGTCGCCTGGCCTTCGATCGTCAGGCGCGTAAAGTCGTTGCGCAGCTCGAAGGGCGCCTTCAACAGGGCATCCGCCGTGGTGGCGCCGGTCGCGAAACGAAGCTCGCCCTCGGCGATGGCGGTTCCGCGAATGTCACGGGCGAGCACGTAATAGGCGCGTGGTTCGCCGAGCGGCAGGCGCGAGGCGGTAACCCGCATTCCGTCGTTTTCGTTGGTTGCGGCGGTCAGCGCGATGGCGCTTTCCGCATTGCCTTCGACCCGGCGGACATTCGCAGCGCCGAGTTCCGCGATCTGCTCCATCGTTCCGCCATTCGACGCTTCGATGCCGTCGCTGAGGAAGGCGAGGGTTCCGGGCGGAGTACCGGCAAATGCGGTCTTCATGGCGGCAAGCGCCCGGCCGCGGTCGGCCGGCAGCGGCTGCGGCTGTGCGGCGGCCAGGCGGTCGCGCGCCGTGGCGGCGGAGGCCGGCGTCGCGTCGTGCTGGCGGTCGGTGGTAAAGACGATCGAAACCGGAAGCTCTTTGGCTTCGGCATCGTCGATCAGCGCACTGGCCGCCTCGACCCGCTGGTTCCAGTCGGAGACTGTCACCCAGCTGTTGTCGACGACGAGCGCGAGCGGACCGGCCGCCGAAAGCGTATTCTGCCGCGGGTTGATCACCGGATCGGCAATCGCAAGGATCAGGGCTGCGGCCATCAGCATGCGCAACAGCGTCAGCCACCACGGGCTTTGCGCCGGGGTCTCCTCGCGCTTCATCACCGAGGCGAGGATGCGCAGCGGCGGGAAGACTTCGGCCGACGGCCTTGGCGGCGTCATGCGCAGCAGCCACCAGATGACCGGCAGGGCAACCAGGGCGGCAAGGATGGCCGGATTGGTGAAGAGGAAGGCGAGGCCGCTCATAGCTGGCCTCCGTGGGTCGCGCGTCCCGGCATGCCGGAGAGATAGGTGTGCACGGCGACAAGCGCCTCGGAGGCG
The nucleotide sequence above comes from Ensifer sp. PDNC004. Encoded proteins:
- a CDS encoding DUF4159 domain-containing protein encodes the protein MSGLAFLFTNPAILAALVALPVIWWLLRMTPPRPSAEVFPPLRILASVMKREETPAQSPWWLTLLRMLMAAALILAIADPVINPRQNTLSAAGPLALVVDNSWVTVSDWNQRVEAASALIDDAEAKELPVSIVFTTDRQHDATPASAATARDRLAAAQPQPLPADRGRALAAMKTAFAGTPPGTLAFLSDGIEASNGGTMEQIAELGAANVRRVEGNAESAIALTAATNENDGMRVTASRLPLGEPRAYYVLARDIRGTAIAEGELRFATGATTADALLKAPFELRNDFTRLTIEGQATAGAIHLLDDGNRRRRVALLSGEVHQSQPLLSPLYYIKRALEPHADLIEPREEAVGKAIAELLAQNPSILVMADVGRLPDESYPLVTRWLENGGMLVRFAGPRLAGAPADDPLVPVVLRQGERTLDGALSWSEPQPLADYPPTSPFAGLERPRDVLVKRQVLAQPTPDLTERTWANLADGTPLVTTAERGRGRIVLFHVSADPNWSNLPISGSFVDMLRRSIQLSRAGGVAGDQPSKAQTLPPYRLVSARGELTGDTGSARPLEIAPGVAPTVSADTPPGLYGSEEGFVANNLLPDGGKLTPITGNLVGARAEGLEGARPFSIRPYLFGLALALFVLDTLIVLYMAGGLAGMRRRAGRGAAAAALVATLGLATLGLAVALAPATAHAQDSQPSDEQTLQRLDTTHLAYVITGEQEVDRLSEQGLIGLSNYLTYRTALEPGAPVGVDLEQDELAFYPIIYWPVSATAPMPSSRVMSRIDAYMRNGGTVLFDTRDQFSSLTPSDAGDSPNVQRLQAMLSGLDIPPLEPVPSDHVLTKAFYLLSNFPGRYAESQLWVEAAPNGDEDRSNRPVRGGDGVTPIMITGNDFAGAWAVDVNGAPLLPTVPPDEMQREYAYRAGVNIMMYMLTGNYKADQVHVPDLLQRLGQ